The Clostridium sporogenes region CCTGGTGGTACTACAAAGGCTAAAGATTTAGTTAAAGAATTAGTATCTACTAGAGAAAATAGACAAATTTTTATAAATAATTTGATAAATTTAATAGAAAAGTATAATTTTGATGGTGTAAATATAGATATAGAAGATGTTTATATAGAAGATAAAGATAGATTATCTTCTTTATATTTAGAAATGGGAAGAGAGTTGAGAAGAAAAGGATATTATTTGTCAGCTTCTATACCAGCAAGAGTCAGCGATGAGCCTTTTAATCCTTTTTCAGATCCTTTTGATTACAGAATTATAGGAAGTGCTGTAGATGAATTTATTGTTATGTTATATAACGAACATGGATGGCCAGGTAGTGGACCGGGACCAGTAGTTTCAATAGGATGGATGAATAGAGTATTAAATTATACTATAACTAGAGTTCCGAGAAATAAAGTAGTAGCTGCAGTTTCGGTGTTTGGATTTGATTTTAATTTAACTACGGGAAGAAATACTTATGTTACTTATTCAGGAGCTGTAGAAATAGCTAATAGATATGGAAAAGATATAATATTTGATGAAGAAACAAAAACTCCTATGTTTAGTTATATAGATGAAATTGGTAATAATCATGAAGTTTGGTTTGAAAATGCTGAAAGTATATACGCAAAGGCAGAATTAGCTTTCAATAAAGGTATAAAAGGGATAGCTTTATGGAGATTAGGAATGGAAGATGAGAAAATATGGGATTCTATGAAAAAAGATATAGTAGTTAAAATGGCTTAATGGTATAATTTAACTAGTAACCCAGTACATGGTGCTGGGTTCCTAGCAATTTTATATAATTAAAGTAAAAAAAATAATTATTTAGCAAAATTCCTTAATTATAAATACTTATTTGAAATTATAGGGAATATATTAATAATATAATATAACTGAACATAAGAGGTGAAACTATGGAAGAGAAAAATTTAATAAAACAAATAGAGTTATCTGTTATAGAAAAAATGGGTATAGCTTATTGTTATTGCAAAATAAGTTTGGACTCATATGGTCAGTTAGAGGATTTTATTTTTATGGAATCTAATGATTATTTTAAAGATTTAACGGGTTTTACAAAAGGATATATAAAAAATAAAAAAGCTAAAGATATAAGGTCTTTTGAAAGTCATAGAATAAATATAATGAAAACTTTAGAAAAACTTTTATTATATAAAGAAGAAAAAATGGAATTTGAAGATTATTTTGATATTACTAAAAAGTGGGTTAAAGTATTATTGTATACAGAAAAAAAACAGGTTTTTTTTATTACACTTTATGATATAACCAAATATAAAGTAAAAGAAATAGAATTGAAAAATACAATTAAAAAATACAGATATCTTATAGAGTTATCTGCGGACGCAATAATAATTAGAAATTTAAATGGAGATATAATATACTGCAACAAATCTGCTCTTAATTTGTTTGGATATTCTATAGAAGAAATGAAAAAGCTGAATATGATAGATTTAATACCTAAATCATCTATGAAAGATATAGGGTTTAATATGTCCATAGGAGATAAACCTGTTGAGAGAGTACATAAAAGAAAAGATGGAACACATTTTTATGGAGAGGAAACAACGAAATTAATAAATGTAGAAGGAGAATTGGGAATTGCAACCTATATAAGAGATATAACAGAACGAAAAATATACAATGATAAAACGAAACAAATGGCTTATTTTGATTCTCTTACAGAGTTGCCTAATAGAAATTCTTTTTTGAAACAATTAGAGCATGAAATAAAATTAAGCAGAAAAAAACAAACTATATTAGCTATAATGTTTCTAGATCTTGATAAATTTAAAGAAGTAAATGATAATTTTGGCCATTGTACTGGGGATAAACTTTTATGGCAAGTAGCTAAAAGAGTAAAAAATACTATTAGTTCTAAAGATTTAATAGCTAGATTTGGGGGAGACGAATTTACTATATTAATAAGAGATATAGCTTACGAAAAACAAGTTGAAGATTTAGCTAGAGACATAATAGAAGTTTTTAGAGAACCTATATATATAGAAGGAATATATGTAAATATAAAGACCAGTATAGGTATAAGTTTTTTCCCAAAAGATGGTGTTGTATCACAGGAACTAATAAAGAAAGCAGATAAGGCTATGTATGATGCTAAAAAAAGAGGGAGTAATAAATTCCAAATATATAAAGATTAAAAAAGATTGTGCAGATTTTAAATATAATAATTTAATTAAAAATTAGGGATGTATTTTTATAGATAATAAGTATGTTATCTATATAAATATATCCTATTTAATTTTAAAGTAGTATTTTATAAATTTAAAAGATTTATAGAAAATTTTAAAAAAATATTGAAAAAATCATTAAATAAAGTATACTAGATATAGAGGATTTCAAAAAAGTGAAAAACAAATCAAAAATATGAAAAAATATTTATTAAGACTAATACCAAAGATTAAATATCATACAGATTTATTTTATAGAATGAATATTTTGATTTAATTGAAGTAAGTACATATAGTTAATTATACATAATTTTATTTAAAATATAAAGGTTTACATAGGTTTTAAGGAGGAAAATTAATGAAGGATTATAGTGTGTTTGATGTAA contains the following coding sequences:
- a CDS encoding LysM peptidoglycan-binding domain-containing protein, with translation MWRQPNISYIVKPGDSLFTIARSYGITVEQLKEYNRLVSNDLYVGQQIFIPISIYRVQRGDSLYSIAKKFNTTVESLMVLNNLDSINLSIGQILYIPIYTEAIMKVEDGNIRSRPDINSQVLYKMDKGTKLPIINVYDDFYAIKLFNGNEGFVSKTIVDFKTYGNMKPVVAVDGFYTLEEGETLPSSYESFVTNRNLISEICLFMFRIDPNDATLIEKFGDFTDDYVRELVNIAHRNNIRILAVVHNLLYRPGGTTKAKDLVKELVSTRENRQIFINNLINLIEKYNFDGVNIDIEDVYIEDKDRLSSLYLEMGRELRRKGYYLSASIPARVSDEPFNPFSDPFDYRIIGSAVDEFIVMLYNEHGWPGSGPGPVVSIGWMNRVLNYTITRVPRNKVVAAVSVFGFDFNLTTGRNTYVTYSGAVEIANRYGKDIIFDEETKTPMFSYIDEIGNNHEVWFENAESIYAKAELAFNKGIKGIALWRLGMEDEKIWDSMKKDIVVKMA
- a CDS encoding sensor domain-containing protein codes for the protein MEEKNLIKQIELSVIEKMGIAYCYCKISLDSYGQLEDFIFMESNDYFKDLTGFTKGYIKNKKAKDIRSFESHRINIMKTLEKLLLYKEEKMEFEDYFDITKKWVKVLLYTEKKQVFFITLYDITKYKVKEIELKNTIKKYRYLIELSADAIIIRNLNGDIIYCNKSALNLFGYSIEEMKKLNMIDLIPKSSMKDIGFNMSIGDKPVERVHKRKDGTHFYGEETTKLINVEGELGIATYIRDITERKIYNDKTKQMAYFDSLTELPNRNSFLKQLEHEIKLSRKKQTILAIMFLDLDKFKEVNDNFGHCTGDKLLWQVAKRVKNTISSKDLIARFGGDEFTILIRDIAYEKQVEDLARDIIEVFREPIYIEGIYVNIKTSIGISFFPKDGVVSQELIKKADKAMYDAKKRGSNKFQIYKD